A region of Osmerus eperlanus chromosome 9, fOsmEpe2.1, whole genome shotgun sequence DNA encodes the following proteins:
- the si:ch211-266g18.9 gene encoding transforming growth factor-beta receptor-associated protein 1, whose translation MMTFRAFTRSLVYESPNVPKEKDTSSIHCLECYGRNIYIGTRGSVVQHLTLPSSSRLEADLDGTTREGRRRKLGSGGPVSQLRAVPVLNHLLVLWDRSLSAFNMFSLDPAPSLKRIQHVSLFQVCESSLSTQSQGVSVELVTASSRKRGIRIHVLGVDRWECVKEVALLQDPVALAVEDTVVCVATGNRYLLHDYKTGNGVDLFPHNLNKQNVIVSTAGKGEFLLNGPDCLGMFVMSTGVCQRPPLQWPEGVLAAGVCFPYVLTLLPQALHVYSLVDQQLKETVCLLGAKGLLPTKDGVYVFTEREVIFLSMVPLEEQIQTLAGCERVQEALALLGGVQHQLPQDSYQELEKTITCMVGFVHFHLGAFTEAKDLFIKGELDPREVVSLYPDLEPVCGAFRSHLTPPSHARDLKALRQEDRATFQLYQCFLAEFLSAVRGTEQGRRIGAEVDWALLRLYAEQGDAEQLHLLVSSSEAWDLDASVAVLQHHQRYFSLGLLYQSHKDHMNAIETWVRIADGHYEDTSCSAVYEHIVQTLSLLPYSDVVWAFADWTLLRDQEVGVRIFTRRDPEETHLSVQEEVLVCLKKYPQALVCYLEFLVHDLKREEEKLHSLLAVAYVAQIQPSLHRREEADSGVREAREKLQQLLWQSSHYDNAAVRARLQPTTLLLEKAIVVGRGGDHQQALEMLVHQGGELQDAWAYCQRAGRGQTRELKQSLSLGLLQIYLGSSGFTSAAVDLLNANAAAFDLETVLQVLPGSWSLQLVSQFLLGSLRGTSHQRRMGGVQRGLAQAELLRHKYTWAQASKGMLRVPKGCVCTACKKDLTDSEFVCSLTGELTHTTCSSCTKS comes from the exons ATGATGACTTTCAGAGCCTTCACTCGATCACTCGTCTACGAGAGCCCTAATGTCCCTAAAGAGAAGGACACATCCAGCATCCACTGTCTGGAGTGCTACGGCAGGAACATCTACATCGGAACCAGGGGCTCGGTGGTCCAGCACCTGACCCTACCCAGCAGCTCACGCTTAGAAGCCGACCTGGACGGGACcaccagagaggggaggaggaggaaactcGGCTCTGGCGGTCCAGTATCCCAGCTGCGGGCCGTGCCAGTTCTGAACCACCTCCTGGTGCTGTGGGACCGCTCCCTCAGCGCCTTCAACATGTTCTCTCTAGACCCAGCCCCCTCACTGAAGAGGATCCAGCACGTGTCTCTGTTCCAGGTCTGTGAGTCGTCTCTCTCAACCCAGTCCCAGGGTGTGAGCGTGGAGCTGGTGACCGCCTCCAGCAGGAAGCGTGGGATCCGGATCCACGTGTTGGGGGTGGACCGGTGGGAGTGTGTGAAGGAGGTGGCCCTGCTCCAGGACCCCGTGGCCCTGGCGGTGGAGGACACCGTCGTGTGTGTGGCCACCGGGAACAGATACCTCCTCCACGACTACAAGACGGGCAACGGCGTGGATCTCTTCCCTCACAACCTCAACAAGCAGAATGTCATCGTGAGCACGGCGGGGAAAGGAGAGTTCCTACTGAACGGACCTGACTGTTTGG GCATGTTTGTTATGAGTACGGGGGTGTGCCAGCGTCCTCCGCTCCAGTGGCCTGAGGGGGTGTTGGCGGCCGGGGTGTGTTTCCCCTATGTCCTGACCCTCCTGCCCCAGGCCCTCCATGTCTACAGCCTGGTGGACCAGCAGCTGAAAGAGACCGTCTGTCTGCTCGGTGCCAAGGGCTTGCTCCCAACCAAAG ATGGGGTGTATGTGTTcacggagagagaggtcatcTTTCTGTCCATGGTGCCTCTGGAGGAGCAGATCCAGACCTTGGCTGGCTGTGAGAGGGTGCAGGAGGCCCTGGCTCTGCTGGGTGGAGTTCAACACCAGCTACCCCAGGACTCGTACCAG GAACTGGAGAAGACCATAACTTGCATGGTTGGATTTGTTCACTTTCACCTGGGGGCCTTTACCGAAGCCAAAGATTTATTCAT TAAAGGTGAGCTGGACCCCAGAGAAGTCGTTTCACTGTATCCAGACCTGGAGCCTGTCTGCGGGGCCTTCCGCTCCCACCTAACTCCACCCAGCCACGCCAGGGATCTAAAAGCGCTACGGCAAGAGGACAGGGCCACGTTTCAGTTGTACCAGTGCTTCCTGGCGGAGTTTCTCAGCGCCGTCAGGGGGACGGAGCAGGGTCGGAGGATCGGCGCTGAGGTGGACTGGGCCCTGCTGAGGCTCTACGCTGAGCAGGGAGACGCGGAGCAGCTGCACCTGCTGGTGTCCTCCTCCGAGGCGTGGGACCTGGACGCCAGCGTGGCCGTCCTCCAGCACCACCAGAG ATATTTCTCCCTGGGATTGCTCTACCAAAGTCACAAGGACCATATGAATGCAATCGAG ACCTGGGTGAGGATTGCAGATGGACACTATGAGGACACCTCGTGCTCAGCCGTCTATGAGCACATCGTACAGACTCTCAGCCTCCTGCCTTACAGCGACGTGGTGTGGGCGTTTGCAGACTGGACCCTTCTGAGAGACCAGGAG GTCGGAGTCCGTATTTTCACCAGAAGAGACCCCGAGGAGACTCATCTGTCAGTGCAGGAGGAGGTTCTTGTCTGCTTGAAAAAGTACCCTCAGGCGTTGGTTTGCTACCTAGAGTTTCTGGTTCATGATTTGAAAAGGGAG GAGGAGAAGCTCCACAGCCTTCTGGCTGTGGCATATGTTGCCCAGATACAGCCGTCTCtccacaggagagaggaggcagactcTGGTGTGCGAGAGGCCAGAGAAAAACTGCAACAGTTGCTATGGCAGTCGTCGCACTATGATAATGCAGCTGTGCGCG CAAGACTCCAGCCGACAACCCTCCTTCTAGAGAAGGCCATCgttgtggggaggggtggtgacCACCAACAGGCCCTGGAGATGCTGGTCCACCAGGGGGGAGAGCTTCAGGACGCGTGGGCCTACTGTCAGAGGGCCGGCCGGGGCCAGACCAGGGAACTCAAGCAGAGCCTGTCCCTCGGCCTACTCCAAATCTACCTGGGTTCCTCTGGTTTCACCAGCGCAGCCGTGGACCTCCTCAATGCTAACGCTGCGGCCTTCGACCTGGAAACAGTTCTCCAGGTGCTTCCAGGGTCCTGGTCTCTCCAGCTGGTCTCCCAGTTCCTGCTGGGCTCCCTCAGAGGGACATCTCaccagaggaggatggggggagtacagaggggtCTGGCCCAGGCAGAGCTACTCAGACACAAGTACACTTGG gcccaggcctcaAAAGGGATGCTGAGAGTGCCCAAGGGTTGTGTGTGCACGGCGTGTAAGAAGGACCTCACAGACTCCGAGTTTGTGTGTAGTCTCACAGGTGAACTGACTCACACAACCTGTAGTAGCTGCACAAAATCCTAG